A single genomic interval of Ischnura elegans chromosome 3, ioIscEleg1.1, whole genome shotgun sequence harbors:
- the LOC124155931 gene encoding thioredoxin-related transmembrane protein 2 homolog, whose protein sequence is MGFLKDIKRLTEPYFVVNIILSLSYLIAKRVTFVCNVLFPGAECELDMRESEILFFLLIVVMIRTRKSGSVTMINYLSSSFVYTKVANLILWFYADARMGIVYGVIFVLLALLLPEPTISGPENIVYFRASGLDEELERNKKVTWLVVFYTAWNPSCVNFAPVYSRLSYEYALENLKFGKVDIGRFPEVARKYRISDSATSKQLPTIILFKEGKEVTRRPAVDSKGKIMKFFFSEDNVKAAFDLNNLYNECKSNPLKTPKKKKQITEGGDNGDMSSNHLKEE, encoded by the exons ATGGGGTTCTTAAAAGATATTAAACGGTTAACTGAGCCTTATTTTGTAGTGAATATAATTTTAAGCTTATCGTACTTGATCGCAAAACGAGTAACATTTGTGTGCAATGTATTGTTTCCTGGTGCCGAGTGTGAACTTGATATGCGTGAatcggaaatattattttttctgcttaTAGTTGTTATGATTAGAACCAGAAAATCAGGCAGTGTTACTATGATAAATTATTTGTCATCAAGCTTTGTATACACGAAGGTGgcgaatttaattttatggttCTACGCTGATGCACGGATGGGCATTGTTTATGGTGTAATATTTGTGT TATTAGCATTGTTACTCCCTGAACCTACGATATCTGGCCCTGAGAATATTGTGTACTTCCGAGCGTCAGGATTGGACGAGGAATTGGAGCGGAACAAAAAGGTTACATGGCTTGTAGTGTTCTACACGGCTTGGAACCCAAGCTGTGTTAACTTCGCACCAGTTTACTCTAGATTGTCTTACGA GTATGCCTTAGAGAATCTCAAGTTTGGAAAGGTTGACATTGGCCGCTTTCCGGAGGTAGCAAGAAAATATAGAATTAGTGATTCAGCCACTAGTAAGCAACTTCCCACTATAATACTGTTTAAGGAGGGAAAAGAAGTTACTCGCCGTCCAGCTGTCGACTCtaagggaaaaataatgaagttctTCTTCTCAGAG GATAATGTGAAAGCTGCGTTTGATCTCAATAACCTTTACAATGAATGCAAGTCCAATCCACTGAAAACACCAAAAAAGAAGAAGCAAATCACTGAGGGGGGTGATAATGGTGATATGTCCTCTAATCACCTGAAAgaagaataa